One Nesterenkonia populi DNA window includes the following coding sequences:
- a CDS encoding cytosine permease, which translates to MSDHSPSTATSADAEEFNTRPVPAGARLGFAKPAWVWSGFGIAFICAVIGGTIQQGLGTIDGIIAILLGNFLLFLYAAALGYGAGKWGLNFPLSVKATFGSRGGWLPILILGLLVTGWYSFHVWLTADILSLAFGIESTAVVGIIALLVGLAYSLPVIFGIKSMALIRQIAIPAMVIFVIYYVATRVIPAGGDILVAEGTGEITFLAGVGMAWATFAVSGTMTGDIVRFVKTGKQAVGVTGVAFLASNAPFMVLGALIAAAIDDPEVVYFLDSTELTTVLPLAAIAILSTWSTADACLYNASMGFSNALLGVTWRVAGAIGTVIGLFLAVTGVIGDVGLVLDAIGLLVPPVGAVIIAEYFIMRRGVGYGMNRRSTVNTAAIVGVLVGLAVGIIADIAFPNWIFGLPAMAASIVVYLLLAKTLGQKVGAEPPSLPAEAETVDKHPVVRAGEQISADR; encoded by the coding sequence ATGTCAGATCACTCCCCATCCACCGCGACCTCCGCTGACGCGGAGGAGTTCAACACCAGACCCGTGCCTGCAGGCGCCCGGCTCGGCTTCGCCAAGCCCGCTTGGGTCTGGTCAGGCTTCGGCATCGCCTTCATCTGCGCCGTCATCGGCGGCACCATCCAGCAGGGCCTGGGCACTATCGACGGGATCATCGCGATCCTGCTTGGGAACTTTCTGCTTTTCCTCTATGCCGCAGCCCTGGGCTACGGTGCGGGCAAGTGGGGGCTGAACTTTCCCCTCTCTGTCAAAGCTACCTTCGGCTCCCGGGGCGGATGGCTTCCGATCCTCATCCTCGGGCTTCTGGTCACCGGCTGGTACAGCTTCCACGTTTGGCTGACCGCCGACATCCTCAGCCTAGCCTTCGGGATCGAGAGCACCGCCGTCGTGGGAATTATCGCCCTGCTAGTCGGCCTGGCCTACTCCCTGCCAGTGATCTTCGGGATCAAATCTATGGCGCTGATCCGGCAGATTGCCATTCCGGCCATGGTGATCTTCGTCATCTACTACGTGGCTACTCGTGTGATTCCCGCTGGCGGGGACATCCTCGTTGCCGAGGGCACTGGCGAGATCACTTTCCTCGCCGGTGTGGGCATGGCTTGGGCCACCTTCGCCGTCTCCGGGACGATGACTGGTGACATTGTCCGCTTCGTAAAGACTGGCAAGCAGGCTGTGGGAGTGACCGGGGTGGCCTTCCTGGCCTCCAACGCGCCGTTCATGGTGCTGGGCGCACTGATCGCCGCAGCTATTGATGACCCGGAAGTTGTCTATTTCTTGGATTCCACGGAGCTGACCACGGTGTTGCCGTTGGCAGCCATCGCCATCTTGTCGACCTGGTCCACAGCAGACGCCTGCCTCTACAACGCATCAATGGGATTCTCCAACGCACTCCTCGGCGTGACGTGGAGAGTCGCGGGAGCCATCGGCACCGTGATCGGACTGTTCCTAGCAGTCACTGGTGTGATTGGCGATGTGGGACTGGTCCTTGATGCCATCGGTCTGCTGGTTCCGCCGGTAGGCGCTGTGATCATTGCCGAGTACTTCATTATGCGCCGGGGCGTAGGCTACGGCATGAACCGCCGCAGCACGGTGAACACAGCGGCCATCGTCGGTGTTCTGGTGGGCCTGGCGGTTGGCATCATCGCCGATATTGCATTCCCGAACTGGATCTTCGGACTCCCCGCTATGGCTGCAAGCATCGTAGTTTACCTGCTGCTGGCAAAAACACTCGGACAGAAGGTCGGAGCGGAACCGCCCTCACTGCCCGCTGAGGCGGAGACTGTAGATAAGCATCCTGTCGTGCGGGCCGGTGAACAGATCTCTGCCGACCGGTAG
- a CDS encoding 5-oxoprolinase subunit PxpA: MSGLELNADLGESFGIYRHGDDQAVMAYVDSVNVACGFHGGDPSIMRHSVAAAARRGLRIGAHIGLNDREGFGRRRIDITPAQAYDSALYQIGALQAFLMAAGESLNHVKPHGALYMMACEDTELAEAIVAASRRINPALQIYGLPGSRLLEAADAAGMPTVPEYFADRPYAASEVQMFGWTPEQLGTPEDVADRVRHMRLNPNFASIATVCVHSDTPGAPAIAAAVRAAISQPSESLTSTK, from the coding sequence GTGAGCGGCCTGGAACTCAATGCCGACTTGGGCGAAAGCTTCGGCATCTACCGCCACGGTGATGACCAGGCTGTGATGGCGTATGTCGACAGCGTCAATGTCGCCTGTGGGTTCCACGGCGGGGACCCCAGCATTATGCGTCACTCAGTAGCTGCAGCGGCCCGGAGAGGGCTCCGCATTGGCGCTCACATCGGACTCAACGACCGGGAAGGTTTCGGCCGACGGCGCATTGACATCACTCCCGCCCAAGCTTACGACTCCGCGCTTTACCAGATTGGTGCGTTGCAAGCTTTCCTCATGGCCGCAGGTGAGAGCCTGAACCATGTGAAGCCCCACGGGGCGCTCTACATGATGGCCTGTGAGGACACCGAACTTGCCGAAGCGATCGTCGCTGCGTCCCGTCGCATCAACCCAGCTTTGCAGATCTATGGACTACCAGGTTCCCGGCTCTTGGAAGCAGCCGATGCCGCAGGAATGCCAACAGTTCCGGAGTACTTCGCCGACCGTCCCTACGCAGCCTCCGAGGTGCAGATGTTCGGCTGGACACCCGAGCAGCTGGGAACTCCTGAGGACGTGGCAGACCGTGTCCGTCATATGCGTCTTAACCCCAATTTCGCCTCCATCGCCACCGTCTGCGTACACAGCGACACCCCTGGCGCCCCCGCTATCGCCGCGGCCGTCCGCGCCGCCATCAGCCAACCCTCTGAATCCCTGACCTCGACCAAGTGA
- a CDS encoding amidase, producing MFEELTITRYHQMLRAGETTAEALTEWYLDRIAALSQSGPQLNAVTTVAEDALASARKLDADYAAQGHFTGELHGVPVLVKDQAETAGLRTTFGSRLFENYIPEADATIVTRLREAGAIILGKTTMCDFAAGWFSSSSMTEHTKTPYDLSRDSGGSSAGSGSAVGANLCLIAVGEDTGGSIRIPASFNNVVGLRPTTGLVPRTGFSPLVHFQDTPGPIARTVEDAARLLDVLAGFDPADEYTSVSAGTETGRYAESLAEAEPLDEARLGVLASAFGPEDPDSSPVNQVIRTAVDTIRGAGAAITPGIEIENLYGWIEETSVYTEISKHDLTRFLAARGHRGINSFEDVYNSGVFHRENDLFHDITGAADVPEENFAYLNGRMKQDALRRHALTLMGRHKVDFLIYPSVQVPSPTHEELDAGKWTALTFPTNTVIGSQTSLPAISVPAGFTETGLPVGLEILGTPLGETKLLQLASQITALLQARRTPQPETVS from the coding sequence ATGTTCGAAGAGCTCACGATCACTCGCTACCACCAGATGCTGCGGGCCGGGGAAACCACGGCTGAGGCCCTGACTGAGTGGTATTTAGACCGTATCGCAGCCCTCTCCCAGTCCGGGCCGCAGCTCAACGCCGTCACCACAGTGGCCGAGGACGCCCTCGCGTCGGCCAGGAAGCTCGACGCCGACTACGCCGCCCAAGGCCACTTCACCGGAGAGCTCCATGGCGTCCCCGTTCTGGTGAAGGACCAGGCCGAGACCGCAGGTCTACGCACGACCTTCGGTTCCCGGCTCTTCGAGAACTATATCCCTGAGGCTGATGCGACCATCGTCACCCGGCTGCGCGAGGCTGGTGCGATCATCCTCGGCAAGACCACCATGTGCGACTTCGCCGCCGGTTGGTTCTCATCCTCTTCGATGACCGAGCACACCAAAACTCCCTACGACCTCAGCCGCGACTCCGGCGGTTCCAGCGCGGGCAGCGGCAGCGCTGTCGGAGCGAACCTCTGTTTAATAGCGGTTGGTGAGGACACCGGCGGATCAATCCGCATCCCTGCCTCCTTCAACAATGTGGTGGGCCTGCGCCCCACCACCGGACTGGTACCGCGCACCGGGTTCTCTCCCCTGGTTCATTTTCAAGACACTCCCGGCCCCATTGCCCGCACCGTAGAGGACGCCGCACGCCTGCTCGATGTCCTGGCCGGATTCGACCCTGCCGATGAATACACCTCTGTTAGCGCGGGCACCGAGACCGGCAGGTATGCCGAGTCGCTTGCCGAGGCGGAGCCCCTCGACGAGGCCCGACTGGGAGTCCTAGCCTCAGCATTCGGCCCCGAGGACCCAGACAGCAGCCCGGTCAACCAGGTCATCCGCACCGCCGTCGACACAATCAGAGGCGCTGGCGCGGCCATCACCCCCGGTATCGAGATCGAGAATCTGTACGGTTGGATTGAAGAAACCTCGGTCTACACCGAGATCTCCAAGCATGACCTCACTCGCTTCTTAGCAGCACGGGGCCACCGTGGGATCAATAGCTTCGAGGATGTCTATAACTCTGGAGTCTTCCACCGAGAGAACGACCTCTTCCACGACATCACCGGGGCAGCAGATGTCCCCGAGGAGAACTTTGCCTATCTCAACGGCCGAATGAAGCAGGACGCTCTGCGTCGACACGCGCTGACTTTAATGGGACGTCATAAGGTGGACTTCCTCATCTACCCCAGCGTTCAGGTCCCCTCCCCGACCCACGAGGAGCTCGACGCCGGCAAGTGGACCGCCCTGACCTTCCCCACCAATACGGTGATCGGATCTCAGACCAGTCTGCCGGCGATCAGCGTACCCGCAGGATTCACCGAAACGGGATTGCCCGTGGGCCTGGAGATTCTGGGGACACCACTGGGTGAAACAAAGCTGCTGCAGCTGGCCTCCCAGATCACTGCGCTGCTGCAAGCCCGCCGAACCCCGCAGCCGGAGACCGTTTCGTGA
- the rhuM gene encoding RhuM family protein, whose protein sequence is MCSCCPARSRTSATYIQNVYGEGELKPESSVRTFRTVRTEGARQVGRDLNYYSLDMLISVGYRLKSATVTKFRI, encoded by the coding sequence TTGTGCAGCTGTTGTCCAGCTCGAAGCAGAACATCAGCGACCTACATCCAGAACGTATACGGAGAGGGCGAGCTGAAGCCCGAGTCAAGTGTCCGGACATTTCGGACAGTCCGCACTGAGGGTGCAAGGCAGGTTGGTCGTGACCTGAACTACTACAGCCTCGACATGCTTATCTCGGTGGGTTACCGCTTGAAGTCCGCTACCGTCACGAAGTTCCGCATCTGA
- a CDS encoding MFS transporter: MRLPGGWAYSWRYALFGAYAHILRTPHARSRLAAVFLSSLPLGMLSLAIVLCVQEWTGELRAAGLLSGLFGLGNAVGLSLQGSLIDRFGSRKVVLAAGGTCAFALLGFVGVGVHDGPLWIIGAAVTTAGISVPAITTAVRSWIPEVCAEDTVRGASYALLSVLFRGAMTIGPLVVSGAMLLHGAEIAVVLAAVLIIAATLIFSFAGGRELQNKAAPLGQGPGPEAVRSSGLRTLLVSAGCIGLAVGVTNVAVPGVMTSAGVAAVAGAAFGALALGEMLAALGFGSRRWRGQRRTQMLLAQSMVVVVAVLIFVVAAQPWLLVFAMFLGGAMRAPVSILQSSLLDDVVPKAHLARGYSALVAVTLLSHAAGNAMAGLLADQIDPHNVLLVPAVALALGSMWIAARYRTLPA; encoded by the coding sequence GTGAGGCTCCCGGGTGGGTGGGCATACTCATGGAGGTATGCCTTGTTCGGAGCCTACGCACACATTCTCCGCACCCCTCATGCTCGGTCGCGACTCGCCGCTGTCTTTCTCAGTTCCTTGCCGCTCGGCATGCTTTCTCTGGCTATCGTGCTGTGCGTCCAAGAGTGGACTGGCGAACTGCGAGCGGCAGGTCTGCTCAGTGGGCTGTTCGGACTCGGGAACGCTGTGGGATTGAGCCTCCAAGGTTCGCTCATCGACAGATTCGGCTCACGCAAGGTTGTCCTGGCTGCTGGCGGCACTTGTGCTTTCGCTCTGCTTGGTTTCGTCGGAGTGGGTGTTCATGATGGCCCGTTATGGATCATCGGGGCGGCGGTCACCACTGCTGGAATTTCGGTGCCTGCGATCACGACGGCAGTGCGCTCTTGGATCCCAGAGGTATGTGCGGAAGACACCGTTCGTGGAGCGTCCTATGCGCTGCTGTCTGTTCTGTTTCGGGGAGCAATGACCATCGGTCCGCTTGTGGTGTCGGGTGCGATGCTTCTGCATGGAGCAGAGATAGCAGTGGTCCTCGCCGCAGTGCTGATCATCGCCGCCACACTGATCTTCTCGTTCGCCGGTGGCAGGGAACTTCAGAACAAGGCTGCTCCGCTGGGCCAGGGGCCTGGTCCCGAGGCTGTGCGTTCCTCGGGCTTGCGGACTCTTCTGGTCTCGGCTGGGTGCATTGGGCTGGCCGTGGGAGTGACCAACGTCGCGGTTCCGGGCGTTATGACATCAGCAGGGGTGGCTGCTGTCGCTGGGGCGGCGTTCGGCGCGCTCGCCCTGGGAGAGATGCTGGCGGCCCTGGGGTTCGGCTCACGCAGGTGGCGTGGACAGAGACGGACTCAAATGCTGCTCGCGCAGTCAATGGTCGTGGTCGTCGCAGTGCTCATATTCGTCGTCGCAGCGCAGCCTTGGCTGCTGGTCTTCGCTATGTTTCTAGGCGGAGCAATGAGGGCACCCGTGTCGATCCTGCAGTCTTCCCTGCTGGACGATGTCGTCCCGAAAGCCCACCTCGCCCGGGGCTACTCCGCACTGGTAGCAGTGACACTGTTGTCCCACGCTGCTGGGAACGCCATGGCTGGGCTGCTCGCGGATCAAATCGACCCGCATAACGTGCTGCTCGTCCCAGCCGTGGCTCTTGCACTGGGAAGCATGTGGATCGCAGCCCGGTACCGCACGCTCCCGGCCTGA
- a CDS encoding aminoglycoside adenylyltransferase domain-containing protein, with product MVSAESEAQWIVDKLEPVLSEGLLGLYICGSAVRGEQGPHSDLDLIALTHETLTINERQQLTRTLLQVSGWAGHEQTFPEAAHRRPVEFTTFVLKDIERWQYPPTVDYRYGEWLRAELVAGGVPRPHEDPDATLFLEDARQNNQTISGPELQNFLSPPPSGSLARACQDTAPLLMEELGEDTRNVLMTLARMAVTVSTETIVSKDHAARVTASRLLPADADLLLRAVAEYRGITSVDWRKEASAARGLAGRLLSLVTSTG from the coding sequence ATGGTGTCTGCAGAGTCTGAGGCCCAGTGGATCGTGGACAAGCTGGAGCCTGTCCTTTCCGAAGGTCTCCTGGGACTGTATATCTGCGGTTCGGCTGTCCGGGGAGAACAAGGGCCGCACAGCGACCTGGACCTCATTGCTCTAACCCATGAGACCCTGACGATCAACGAGCGCCAGCAACTCACAAGGACTCTTCTCCAAGTATCTGGGTGGGCTGGGCATGAACAGACATTTCCCGAAGCAGCGCATCGTCGCCCCGTGGAGTTCACCACTTTCGTGCTCAAAGACATTGAACGCTGGCAGTACCCGCCGACAGTGGACTACCGATACGGCGAATGGCTGCGTGCAGAGCTTGTGGCAGGAGGGGTGCCTCGACCACACGAAGATCCGGATGCCACGCTCTTTCTCGAAGACGCCCGACAGAATAACCAGACAATCTCCGGGCCCGAGCTGCAGAACTTCCTGTCGCCGCCTCCTTCTGGATCCTTAGCCCGCGCGTGTCAAGATACTGCCCCATTGCTGATGGAGGAACTGGGCGAAGATACGCGAAACGTTCTGATGACCCTGGCGCGGATGGCGGTGACGGTCTCCACAGAGACGATCGTCTCCAAAGACCATGCAGCCAGGGTTACTGCGTCACGGCTGCTGCCAGCAGATGCCGACCTCTTACTGCGGGCCGTTGCCGAATACCGAGGTATCACGTCCGTTGACTGGCGCAAAGAAGCATCCGCGGCTAGAGGGCTTGCGGGACGGCTCTTGAGTCTGGTCACATCCACAGGATGA